A genomic segment from Gorilla gorilla gorilla isolate KB3781 chromosome 3, NHGRI_mGorGor1-v2.1_pri, whole genome shotgun sequence encodes:
- the AMBN gene encoding ameloblastin: MSASKIPLFKMKDLILILCLLEMSFAVPFFPQQSGTPGMASLSLETMRQLGSLQRLNTLSQYSRYGFGKSFNSLWMHGLLPPHSSLPWMRPREHETQQYEYSLPVHPPPLPSQPSLKPQQPGLKPFLQSAAATTNQATALKEALQPPIHLGQLPLQEGELPLVQQQVAPSDKPPKPELPGVDFADPQGPSLPGMDFPDPQGPSLPGLDFAHPQGSTIFQIARLISHGPMPQNKQSPLYPGMLYVPFGANQLNAPARLGIMSSEEVAGGREDPMAYGAMFPGFGGMRPGFEGMPHNPAMGGDFTLEFDSPVAATKGPENEEGGAQGSPMPEANPDNPENPAFLTELEPAPHAGLLALPKDDIPGLPRSPSGKMKGLPSVTPAAADPLMTPELADVYRTYDADMTTSVDFQEEATMDTTMAPNSLQTSMPGNKAQEPEMMHDAWHFQEP; this comes from the exons ATGTCAGCATCTAAG ATTCCACTTTTCAAAATGAAGGACCTGATACTGATCCTATGCCTCCTGGAAATGAGTTTTGCAGTGCCG ttctttCCTCAGCAATCTGGAACACCGGGTATGGCTAGTTTGAGCCTTGAG ACAATGAGACAGTTGGGAAGTCTGCAGAGATTAAACACACTTTCTCAG TATTCTAGATATGGCTTTGGAAAATCATTTAATTCTTTGTGGATGCACGGTCTCCTCCCACCACATTCCTCTCTTCCATGGATGAGGCCAAGAGAACATGAAACTCAACAG TATGAATATTCTTTGCCTGTGCATCCCCCACCTCTCCCATCACAGCCATCCTTGAAGCCTCAACAGCCAGGACTGAAACCTTTTCTCCAGTCTGCTGCTGCAACCACCAACCAGGCCACAGCACTGAAAGAAGCACTTCAGCCTCCAATTCACCTGGGACAGCTGCCCTTGCAGGAAGGAGAACTGCCTCTGGTTCAGCAGCAGGTGGCACCATCAGATAAGCCACCAAAGCCTGAG CTCCCAGGAGTAGATTTTGCTGATCCACAAGGTCCATCA CTCCCAGGAATGGATTTTCCTGATCCACAAGGTCCATCA CTCCCAGGATTGGATTTTGCTCATCCACAAGGTTCAACA ATTTTCCAAATAGCCCGTTTGATTTCTCACGGACCAATGCCACAAAATAAACAATCtcca cTTTATCCAGGAATGTTGTACGTGCCTTTTGGAGCAAATCAATTG AATGCCCCTGCCAGACTTGGCATCATGAGTTCAGAAGAAGTGGCA GGCGGGAGAGAAGACCCAATGGCCTATGGAGCCATGTTTCCAGGATTTGGAGGCATGAGGCCCGGCTTTGAGGGAATGCCCCACAACCCAGCTATGGGCGGTGACTTCACTCTGGAATTTGACTCCCCAGTGGCTGCCACCAAAGGCCCTGAGAACGAAGAAGGAGGTGCACAAGGCTCCCCTATGCCGGAGGCCAACCCAGACAATCCAGAAAACCCAGCTTTCCTTACAGAGCTAGAACCTGCTCCCCATGCAGGGCTCCTTGCTCTCCCTAAGGATGACATTCCCGGCCTGCCAAGGAGCCCTTCAGGGAAGATGAAGGGACTCCCCAGCGTCACCCCAGCAGCTGCTGACCCACTGATGACCCCTGAATTAGCTGATGTTTATAGGACCTACGATGCTGACATGACCACATCCGTGGATTTCCAGGAAGAAGCAACCATGGATACCACGATGGCCCCAAACTCTCTGCAAACATCCATGCCAGGAAACAAAGCCCAGGAGCCCGAGATGATGCATGACGCGTGGCATTTCCAAGAGCCCTGA